Within Bos mutus isolate GX-2022 chromosome 24, NWIPB_WYAK_1.1, whole genome shotgun sequence, the genomic segment tcatccccttctcctccagccttcaatctttcccagagttagggtcttttccaatgagtccgttattcatatcaggtggccaaagtattggagtttcaacttcagcatcagtccttccaatgaatactcaggactgatttcctttaggatggactggttggatctccttgcagtccaagggactctcaagagtctcctccaacacgacaggtcaaaagcatcaatttttcagcactcagctttctttacagtccaactctcacatccatacatgactaccggaaaaaccatagctttgactacatggacctttgtcagcaaagtaatgtctctgctttttaatatgctatctaggttggtcataacttttctttcaaggagtaagcgtcttttaatttcatggctgcagtcaccatctgcagtgatattggagccgaaaaaaatagtctgtccctgtttccattgtttccccatctatttgccatgaagtgatgggaccagatgccatgatcttacttttctgaatgttgagtttttagccaactttttcagtctattctttcacttttatcaagaggctctttagttcttcttcactttctgccataaaggtggtgtcatcgggatacctgaggttattgatatttctcccagcaatcttgattccagcttgcggttcatctagcccagcatagcacgtgatgtactctgcatataagttaaataagcagggtgacaatatacagccttgacgtactcctttcctgatttggaaccagtctgttgttccatgttcatttctaattgttgcttcttgacctgcatacagatttctcaggatgcagatAAGATTGGTTTAACATACAAAAAATCAGTGTAGTACACCATATTAGCAGAATAAAGTACAAaacccatatgatcatctcaatagaaaaAGCACTTGGCAAAACCAAACAGCATTTCATGattaaaacagggcttccctgctggtccagtggttaagaatttaccttgcaatgcaagggacaccacttagagccctgctctgggaagatcccacctgccacagggcAACAgggcccgtgtgctgcaactactgaagcctgcgaaccctagagtccatgctccacaacgcGAGAAGCCATAACAACTAGaggcctatgcaccacaactacagaaagcctgtgcATGGCAACAATGATGCAATGcagccaaaatgaataaatactaaaaaataaacaaccacgCAACAAAGTAGGAATAGAAATGAATTTCCTTAACCTCATAAAGGGCATCTGTGAAAAACCCACAGTAAACATGATATTGAATAGTGAAAGTCTGAATTCTTACCTCCTAGgataaggaacaagacaaaatGTCTACTCCTGCCACTTCTATTTTACACTGTAGTAGATGTTTTAGCCAGGGCAGTtagacaatgaagaaataaaaagcatctaGATTGGAAGGGAATAAATAAACTGTccctgtttgtagatgacatgatcttatatgcagaatatctCAAGGAATCCACTAAAAAAaccattcaaaataataaatgatttagcaaggttgcagagtatgtgttaagtcacttcacacatctctgactctttgcaaccctatggactgtagcccaccaagcttctctgtccatggatttctcaagataagaatactggagtgggttgccatgccctcctccaggggatcttccgacccaaggatcaaatccacatctcttatgtctcctgcattggtaggcaggtactttaccacaagcaccacctgggaagcccaaagagtacAAGATcactatacaaaaatcaattgtaatttgtaatgtatagaaatatcaaaacaCTATGTTATGCACCAGGAACCAACATAGTGTTGTGGGTCAATTAtgcttcaaaaaacaaaaaattcacagaaaaagagaagatttGTGCTTTACTATAGGTGGGGGGATGAGGGAAGGAGAACTATaagaaggtggtcaaaaggtacacattttctgttttaagtAAGTGAGCTGAGCTttgctgagtactgaagaattgatgcttttgacctgtggtgttggaggagacttgagagtcccttggactgcaaggagatcaaagcagtcaatcctaaaggaaataaatcctgaatattcattggaaggactgatgctgaagctgaagctccaatactttggctacctgatgcaaagaactgattcattggaaaagaccctgatgctgggaaatattgaaggctggagaaggggacgacagagaatgagatggttggatggcatcaccaactcaacagattggagtttgagtaaactccgggagttggtgatggacagggaggcctggcgtgctgcagtccatggggttgcaaagagtcaaacaaaactgagtgactgaactgaactgaactgaagtaagtgaggcttccctggtggttcagtggtaaagaatccacctgccaatgctggagacacaagctcgttccctggtccaggaagatccatcATGcctgggacaactaagcccatatgccacaactactgagcttgtgttcTGGAGTCCTGGAGCCACACCCACTCCATCCCAAACCACTGAAACTGTGTTCTGGAGTCCTGGAGCTGTGTCTACTGAAGCCCaaacgctctagagcctgtgctccacaacaggagaaggtGCTGCAATGTGAAGCCCATACGCCACAActagagtggcccctgcttgccacaactaaagaaaagcctatgcagcaacaaggatctagcacagccaaataaataaataaaactgcataACAAGGATTAAAAAGTACTACAGATGTACAATATGATTAATATAATAAACACagctataaattatatatgaagGTTGTTAAGAGTGTAAATACTAAGAGGTCTCAtcaggggaaaatattttttctttcttttcttttttatctataTAAGATAATGGATGCTCACTAACCTTActatgataatcatttcatgatgtacacaagtcaaatcattatgctgtacactttaaacttatacaatgctgTATGTCAGTTAcagctcaataaaactggaataacaaataaaaccaaatgaTAAAATCTATTTCTATACATTGATTATGAATaacctgaaaatatttaaaataacaattccatttaaatagcatcaaaaggaataaaatatttaggaacaaaattaataaacagtgCAAGACATGAATAGTGGTAACTATAAAAATCATAGAAATTAAAGAAGGTCTAtataatggaaagatatcccatattcatggattggaagacttaatactATTAAGATGGCAATATTCCCTAAATAGGTGTACAAATTCAAcaaaattcctatcaaaatcccaggagtgtgtgtgtttctttttgtttttgcagaAATTGATAAACTAATCCTAAAGattatatggaaatgcaagggaCCCAGAATGGCCAAGCCAGTCTTAACAAGGAACAGAATAGAAGGACtaacacttcctgatttcacaGCTTATTACAAAGCTATGCTAATCAAGACAGTCTAGTACGACATTAGGCTAGACATACACATCATTGGAATAGACTTGAGACTACAGAAATAAATCCTTATatttaaagtcaactgattttcaacaagagTGTCAAGGCAACttgatggtgaaaaaaaaatctttccaataGATGGTTCTGTGACACCTGGatatccacatacaaaagaaCGGAGTTgtcaatccctggttggtgaactaagatcccacaagccacatggaatggcaaaaacaaaacaaaaaatcaaaagagtGGATTTGGATACctacctaacaccatacacaaaaacttaTTCAAAATGACCACAAACctaaaaggaaaagttaaaactgtaaaacttatGGAGAAAGAGTAGTACATATTCCTGGTCTTGAGTTAGGCAATGGTTTCCTAGATATGACACTCAAAGCACAAGCAACAGAGTGAAAAGAAGATACATTGGACTTCTTCaaaattttcaagttttatgCTGCAACCAATaccaataaaaagtgaaaattcaaTCTACAAAGTGGGAGGTAATATTTTCACATCATATATCTGATGAGAGATTTCtatccagaatgtataaagaactcctgTAACTCAATAGTAAAAAGACAACTAATCCATTTTTAGTGACCAAAGgatataaacagacatttctccaaatggccaacaagtatattaaaagatgctctatagcactaaccatcagggaaagtTTTGATGTAATAAAACATCACAACTAGCAGGATATCATTCCAAAAAAACAGctacaaaaacacacaaataacaagagacaaagacatGGAGAAATCCAATACCATCATTTGCtgttggaaatgtaaaatggtatagctgcGTCTGAAAACAGTTGGCAATTTCTCAAAACattatatgtaattataataTGATTCAGCTACCCCACCTGTATATaactaagaaaaatgaagacttaAATCTATACAAAAACTTGTATatgagtgttcatagcagcattactcataacagccaaaaagtgTAAACAACTCTAATGTCAATTAATTGATGGATAGATAAAATGCAGTatatctaaacaacaaacaacaaaaaggaaCTAAGTACAGTTGATCCTTCAGTGATGTCCCTCTGTGAAGTCAAAAATCTTTGCATAACTATACAGTTGGCCCCTTATATCCCTAGTTCCCCAGATTTACCCAACTGCAGGCCATGTAGTACACACAGTACATGTGTAAGTTCAAAtccgtgttgttcaagggtcaactgtgctGATGCCTGCTATTATGTTTATACAATGTGGGTGAACCCTgggaacattatgctaagtgaaggaagtcaaaagactacatatttatgtttacatttaCACAAAACATCTAGGATAGgttgcctgcatgcatgctaagtcgcttgagtcatgtctgactctgtgcaaccctatggactgcagcccaccaggctcccccgtccctgggattctccaggcaagaacactggagtgggttgccatttccttctccaatgcatgaaaatgaaaagtgaaaagtgaagtcgctcagtcgtgtctgactcttagcgaccccatggactgcagcctgccaggctcctctgtccatgggattctccaggcaagaatactggagtgggttgccatgccctcctccaggggatcttccccacccaggcatggAACACAACTgtcttttgtcttctgcattggtaggcaggttctttaccactagaaccaccagggaaggccctaggATAGATTAAAAGTTGCCAAAAGCAAAAGGGATGAGAAGGATGTGGGACTAACTGCTGTGTCTGCTCTGCTTAGTCTCTCAGAAGTGTTCAACACTTTgagacaccatagactgcaggccaccaggctcctctgtccatggggatcctccaggcaagaatactggagtggactgccatgcccgcCCATAACTGGATCACAGAGTTCCATAACTCTGTGAAAAACCATCTTATTTTAAATGGGTGCATCACTTGATGGTAGTAGTACAacatagtgaaagtcgctcattcatgtccgactcagtaCGACCCATGTCGCATGGAATGCGCATGGAATGGCGCATGGAATCCTCtcggccataatactggagtgggtagcctttcccttctccaggggatcttcccaacccagggatcccacattgcggacggattctttaccagctgagccacaaatggTATGTGAATAATATCTCAACAAAGCTTTTAAACAAAATAAGTATCTGGAGTGGTAATGTTGCAAAATGATGTGAacatactaaatgccactgaactatatagctaaaatgttaacttttatattatttaaattttacaataacaatatgaccaacctagacagcatattaaaaagcagagacattactttgccaacaaaggtccgtctagtcaaggctatggttttcccaatagtcatgtatggatgtgagagttgggctataaagaaagctgagtgcagaagaactgatgcttttgaactgtggtgttggagaagactcttgagagtcccttggactgcaaagagatccaaccagtccatcctaaaggagatcagtcctgggtgttcattggaaggactgatcctgaagctgaaactcaatactttggccacctgatgcagagagctgactcatttgaaaagaccctgatgctgggaaagattgagggtgggaggagaaggggaagacagaggatgagatggttggatggcatcaccgacacaatagtcatgggtttgggtggactccgggatttggtgatggacagggaggcctggcatactgcggttcatggggtcgcaaagagtcggacacgactgagcaactgaactgaacaacaaaaaaaatgtttagaaaaactAATTTCAATAAGTTATTTGGgcgcgggggggggggcgggattTGCGTCTTACCAGTACTTTTCTGTTAATGAACAGCTTTTCACAAGTAAAGCAACTGTGCTTGCGTCTGGAAAGCAGGGCCTCCAAAGTAATTAGGGGGGCTCTGTGTGGGAGTGAACGGCGACGAGCCCTTCCTCAGAGAGGTTATCCTCTTCATTCACTCCTGGGTCCCGGTCGCACCGCGGAAGCTCGGACGCCGACTCACTGGAGACACAGTAGGTCTGAAGCAGCCACCGCCTCCAAGACGCTCATAACACTAACTCCACCCACCTTCAGCCTCCAGTCTCTCAGAGTGGAGTCCACGCCCCTGCCCGGCCCGGGCGCGCGCACGCACTGCCCGGCGCTCACGCTCTGCGGGCGCGCGCACGCACTCTCCGGAGCTCACGCCTTGTGGGCGCGCGGGCTCAGTGGCCGGCGCTCACATCCTCTGGGAGACCTACGCGCCCGGAAGGACCGCTGAGCGGGAGGGCCCGGTGTGGGCAGAGGTGCGTGCGCGGCTGGAGACGGTGGGAAGGGGTCGGCGAGTGATGCGCGGGTGTGTGATTCCAGGGGGCCCCTCCCCTTGGGATCTTGGCCGGGGGGCAGAGGCGTTCCTGTGGCGGGCTCGGGGTCGGAACTTGGTAGACGCGGGCCTGGCCCTGCCGGCAGCGCATCGACTGCCCCTCGGGGTGAGTCCCCGTAGGCCGGGGGCTCCGTGGTGAGGCTCCGTGGGGTGGGGGCCCCGCAGGGTGAGCCCCCGCGGGGTAGGGGCCCCGTGGTGAGGCTCTGTGGGGTGGGGGCCCCGCAGGGTGACACCCCGTGAGGGGCTCCGTGGTGAGGCTCCTTGGGGCGGGGGGTTCCTTGGGTGTGCCATGGGGGGGCTGGGAGGAGCTGGCCGGTGATTTCCCCCCACTCCCCCGCAGACCTGTCGGCTCAAGATGTCGTACATGCTCCCGCACCTGCACAATGGCTGGCAGGTGGATCAGGCCATCCTTTCGGAAGAAGACCGCGTGGTCGTCATTCGGTTTGGGCACGACTGGGACCCTACTTGCATGAAGATGGATGAGGTTCTGTACAGCATTGCTGAAAAGGTAAAGCAGCCACACCTCCCGTCGCGTCCTGCCGCCCGGTTTGGTGTTTGCATCCTGTTGGATTGCTGTTGTTTTGCCGgtaagaatgaaaaatacagcCAGTTTACCGGTTACAGAGAAGCAGTAGGATTCATAGAAGTACCTTGGGGTATGAGGATGGGCTCCCTGAAATTTGTCAGAATAACTTATATCCTTACTGGCAGAAGTTTCCAtagattttcacatttttaagagGTTCATGATGTCTCTCCCTGAAGAAGTGAAAGATTCTTATTAATTTATAGGGATTTTAACCCATAAGGTGTTTTCAAAAATTTACATCTATACTGCCAAGAGCAAAACATGTTTGCAGAATTTGGCTGAGTGTAGGAGCTTACTTTGAATGGCTTAGTTTTAAAACCTTGTCATTTTTTTTGGAACCGTGTTTATTTGTTGTATGTATTGAGCAGAACATCTATGGTAACAACATAGtaaattcccttctttttctttgagtcCCTTCTTTCCTCCAGGGCGCTCGTTGTAAGTGACTTGATTTATAGCTTAGAGTGATTCCAATGTAGGAAACATTGGGAAAAAGTAGAACTGTAATGTTAGAACTAGTTTTCCTAATCCTTAAATTTAGTACACGGGGTTGTCTGTGGCCATTTGCTGACAATAAAGAGCAATTGTAGGGCGCTGTTGAGTAACTAGGGCTTAATTCTCTTTCTGTAATTGTCTAATGGGTATTTTAAGGTAAATTTGATTTAGAATTTTGCAATTGTAGTAATAGGGCAAGAGGCAAAAATATTAgggtataataaaaaatataatattcaatGTTAATTTGAgaggttattcattttattaaagagTATAAAAATAAGGGAAACATTGAAGTCATCATTTATTTCACAGGAGTAAGATATGCTAATATGGGCTGGGTTAAAATAACTCCTTTGAGTAAAGAGTAGCAGGTGTAAGGATATAGTTTGTATTTAGGAATCGAAAAGTAGTCTGACCTGCCGTCAGTAGTTTTCACTGTCTCCTCTTTGGTAGGACAGGCAGAGTGAGGTCGGGGTAGTGGCACTGTGAACATTAGGGACCATCCTTCTGTGTCTGTCACCGAAAGTGCATCTCAGAGAGTCTGATTCTGCAGATCTGAGATTAGGTCCAGAAGCTCCCCCAGGAATTCTGAATCCCTTCAGTGAGATCCGAGTCAGAGCAGGAGTCTGTGGTGATAACCttaccctcctcttcctcttggaCGCCAAGGCGTTGAGGGAGCTTGAAGAGATGCCTGGGGAACTCAGGAGAGCAGGGTTCTGCCAGTCGGGTCCTCCCCGTCAGGTCAGAGGTCAGGAGTGAAGTGGTGCCCAGAAGTCATTTCCCCATGACTTGAGCCGCAGTGGTCAAGGGCAGAGACTGCAGAAGTCAGTGATGACGGATGAAGACCCTGTTCCAGTAATCGAATCACTGCTATGTGGACGCTGACGTAACTTACGTGTGTGTTCTGGgttctgccttgcaggtggagtGTAAGCACCAGGGGATGTCCAGACCCGGTTGCCCTCAGCACGAGGCTAGGATGGCAGAGGCGTGAGGGTTGTTTGCTGTTCATATCTGAGCAAAACTCAGCAAGATACTCTTAGCTAGGAGACAGATTTTGTGTCAATGTAAGTTTTTAGGGACTTTCATCAGAACTGTTCTTTTCTAATCCCTGTGTAGCAGTCAGAGACCAAATTGCTGTAGTGCTAGTAGGTGTGCTCTTTTTGGACTAGAACTATTGGTAAGAACAGTTTAATTGGGCTCACTTGGAGTATTTTTCTTTGGTCTTTTAAGTTACTCTTTTTCATTCATCCAGAACTTggatttctattttaataaacttCTAATACTATGTAATATTATAGtcattaaaaatgcaaacttgAAATGCATTACAAAActgttaatgttttattttctgcttagTATAAGGGCAGAATATGAATTTATAATTCTGGAAGCCCTTTTTGGGGACGTTGAACAggaatttttgaaatttaaggTTTTAGTATAAAGAACAATTTAACTGTCTATCTCCCTCTGCAGAAATGGCAGATAATGGGAGATCTTCCTCATCTTGTTACGAGCTCTGTTTGGATACCCCAGCTGTTTTAAAGTGAGTAAAATTCCAACATTGAGGCTGGACTTGATTATACTATTCTCCTGGAATGTGTTTTATTGACTCACTGCTTCAGCAGCTCCAACCCCACCTCATGCTGGATTGGTTTTGACCTGTACTGAAAACAGAGATACGTTGAAAGATTTTACAGATGTCTGGAGTTTGGTAGAATTATTATCAAAATAAagtttccaggacttccctgtggtccagtggccctgactccatgctcccaaagcagggggcccaggttcaatccctggtcagggaactagctcccatgtgccacaactaaagatccctcacgccacaactaagacctggtgcagcaaaataaataaatagaaataaatattaaaaaaaataaaggtttctGATTAGTGGGTGATTTTATGCACAGCTTCAAGGTAAGACTTTTGTCTTGCCATTTTGGAGGCGTGTACTTTGGCAGCACTGTGACCAAGTCCCATTATGTGTAAGAATAAATGGGATGTTTAATTCTTGTATGTTTAAAGAGTTCATACcagtagaatttaaaatatgcaaaacctCAGTGATACTATCTCATAGTCAGACCTTCTAATTTGTATATAAGGTAAATGTATTCATGGAATTATTTAGGAATGACTTCTGGGGCTCTTTCTTAAACATGTCATAAAGTAGGTTGAATCTGCAGAAATTTATGCTCAATTGAGAAATCTCATAGGAACCAGTAACCAATCAGGGCAAATAATAGTTTGAGAAAAGGAAGTTATGCAGTTTTTTGATGGCTTTGAAAGGAACtatctaaaaatgtaaaaatcgaTACTTCAAAAATGCATAGTACCAATTGACAGTCAAGAACATTTGTCCAGAATTTTAGGTGGGTTCTTAGCTAATGGAGGAGCTTCATAGAGAAGGTGGAAGGCGACGCTGACAGCCTTCGGTCTTAGTGACATGCATGAGTGGCATTGAGTGGCGTGCAGGACTGTGGAGCTGTGTTGTCACTGAGAGAGAGGCCAGCTGGTGCTGCAGGGCTAGAGGACCTGTCAGGTCACCTCTAGGAAGAACAGACTGTCTTTTAAGGCAGGTCTGTTTGAACTCAGGATTACGTAATTAAGTCCATAGTGACAGTAAAACATTTTCTGAGTtttgaaatatatgtgtatttctgaagttcattcattcaactagtGATATTTACTGGTGCCCCGGGTATGTCAGGTCCTGATTGACTCGAGGACCACCAGAAAAGACAGCAGATGTGGTCCCTGACCTTGTGAGGCTTCACATCTATCTTGATGGGATTTATGTGGAAGGAATAGATGATGAAGGACTGTAGTGTCATTTGTTTTTTGACTTCTGAATGAGCTACGGTTTTCTTACTCATCACTGGAGGCAAAAGAAAATGAGACCTTTTTTAAGTGTCTCACGTAAAACCAACATTCACAGTGTGAAAGTTGTACATCATTGAGTTGTCATTTTATGCTTTAGGAAgctatgcgtgtgtgtgtgtgtgtgtgtgtgtgtgtgtgtttggttatACTGTGATGTTAATACCTAACTTTTACAttgtagtatctttttttttttttaatgagagaagTAAAATATCTCTGCTTAGTAAAACTAGATGCAGGCAGGACTTATGAaaggcaggagacctaggtttgttccctggagaaggaagtggccacccactccagtattcttgcctggagaattccatggacagaggagcctggcaggctacagtccatgggttccaagggtcggacacgacttagcaactaaaccacaaccaccagAACTTATAAACCAGCAGGGTAACTTTTGCCAGGAGGCAGTTGTGCAGCGGAGCAAGTGGCTGCTCTCAGCAGTCCTCCAACTCTGTGTGCACACCAGGAAGAGGGGATGTGggagaggctcagagagactcCTTTTCTTCCCCTACCTCGGCACTGACGCCTATCAGCAAAAGGCGTGCTCGTGAAATGTAaagttccttctctcctttttgtGGAAGGTGGTGGTTTAATGTCCACAGTCAATATTTCTTAATATTCCCAAAAATAGAGAGCAGAGTATAGTAGACTTAATACCTAATACTTAATACTTGTTGCAGTTACCAGTATTCTGTCAGTCTTGTACCATTTAATCCCTCAGTTTTTGTACTGTAGTATTAAACCATataatcgcatggatggaggagcctggtaggctgcggtccatggggttgcgaagagtcggacacgactgagcaacttcgctttcacttttcactttcatgcatcagagaaggaaatggcaacccactccagtgttcttacttagagaatcccagggatggtggagcctggtgggctgccgtctatggggtcacacagagtcagacacgactgaagtgacttagcagcagcagcagtagcagcagcatgctatttCACTAGTAAATTACAGTCAGGTTTTTAGAGTTagtttggaggaagaaatagGCATTTTCTGTGCAGTTCCTgggactgccataacaaagcatCACAAATTGGGCagattaaaacaagagaaatgtgTTGCCTCACAGCTTGAGGGTCAGAAGTCCGAGACTGGGGTGTCAGCAGAATGTGCTCCCTCGGGAAAGTCCCTGCTGTTCTCCCCATCCTGGTGTCTCCCCTCCTGGGGTGCTCCCTGCCTTCTGGGTGCCTTCCCTAGCCCTCTGGGTTCAGTTGGCGTGTTTGTGTTCTCCCTTGGCTTGTTTCAACCAGCCAGGTTGGATCATGGCTCAGACTCCAGTATGACCTCTTTTGACCTTCGCTGATGAGCTCTGCAGGCACCCTGTTCCCAGGTCAGGCCACCTTCTGAGAATGAGGGGTCAGGGGttcagtttgttttcttgttggGGTAAAAGGACATAATTCAACCCACAGTATTTTAAGTTGGTATAAGCTTTCTAAAAGGCACTGAGACAGAAATTATAAGGAGCGTTTAAAATGTCATGTCCTTTGTTCTGAAGATTCTATTTTAGGTGTTTATCcttaagaaataatgaaatatgtatataaatgtaaggGTAATAATGTTCATATGTGAATAATGatattaatgaaattttatttatattcatgaaaaaaaaataacagaagaatGGTAAAATAATGGCATAGCCATTTGATGAACTGTTAAGTAGCcataatgttttgttttgattgtttTCTTATATACAGTATACAGTTTATATGAGGACACTCATAATTAAAGTGAGATACAAAATATTGTAGTATGATCACCGTATGATCACATTTTATTAGAACAGCATAAACATATAGACCAGAAAAAGTGGGAAAGAATATAGTAAAAATATCTTCTCAGCAGTTATCTCTGGGTGTTGGGATTGGACgtaattttatttatggttttctgGGTTTTCTAAATGTTCTGTGATGGACTTGcaattaaggaagaaattaaagaacattTGTTACCTACAATATGATTTGAGTTGTTAGGCCCTTAGTGTGTGCAGGTGTCCAGACCTAAGTTAGAGGGGAGTGTGTGGCTGAATCCCAGGggcatattttaaagcatttgtttGCTACATACAGTTAAATGCTTGTAAAAGTTCGTGTAGCATTTTACTGGACCAGCATGAGTGATGTGTCTGCGGACTTTTCCTGCAGGATTCTCATAACTTGCTGGCTGGAAGATGTTAAGCATGCTAATGGACAGTTGCTCAGGACTGTGATGCTAGTGAAGTGATGTCCCACATGGCAACTCTCCTGGGAAAACCTGTTGCAGAGCTAGTTTGAAAATTGTCCTGTTATACAcagattcttttgtttttgtttttaatgtgcttttacagaaaaaaagttgATGTGTTATTTCAGTTCtccccccctcccatctcctttaCTTTTAGGTTAAAAATTTTGCAGTTATTTATCTTGTGGATATTACAGAAGTACCTGACTTCAACAAAATGTATGAGTTATATGATCCGTGTACTGTCATGTTTTT encodes:
- the TXNL4A gene encoding thioredoxin-like protein 4A isoform X1 → MSYMLPHLHNGWQVDQAILSEEDRVVVIRFGHDWDPTCMKMDEVLYSIAEKVKNFAVIYLVDITEVPDFNKMYELYDPCTVMFFFRNKHIMIDLGTGNNNKINWAMEDKQEMIDIIETVYRGARKGRGLVVSPKDYSTKYRY
- the TXNL4A gene encoding thioredoxin-like protein 4A isoform X2; this encodes MSYMLPHLHNGWQVDQAILSEEDRVVVIRFGHDWDPTCMKMDEVLYSIAEKVKQPHLPSRPAARFGVCILLDCCCFAEMADNGRSSSSCYELCLDTPAVLKLKILQLFILWILQKYLTSTKCMSYMIRVLSCFSSGTSTS